GCCGCATCCTGCCCAAGGAGGTCGGGCCCCGTGATCGAGGAGCTGCTGCCGGACACGGTGGTGGCCGTGGAGACGTACGGTGACGACGAGACCGCGCCGCTGTACCCCGAGGAAGCGGCGGTCGTGGCGCGGGCGGTGGACAAACGCCGACGCGAGTTCGCCGCCGTACGCTCCTGCGCCCGCCGGGCCATGGAGAAGCTCGGTGTCCCGCCCCAGCCCGTCCTGCCCGGCGTCCGCGGCGCCCCGCGGTGGCCCGCCGGACTGGCCGGCAGCATGACCCACTGCGACGGCTACCGCGCCGCCGCCCTGGTCCGCGCCGCCGACCTGGCCTCCCTCGGCATCGACGCCGAACCCCACGAGCCACTCCCCGACGGGGTCCTGGCCTCCACCTCCCTGCCCGCGGAGGCGGACCGGCTGCGCGGGCTGGCCGGGCAGCGGCCCGACATCCACTGGGACCGGCTGCTG
Above is a window of Streptomyces sp. NBC_00490 DNA encoding:
- a CDS encoding 4'-phosphopantetheinyl transferase family protein; this encodes MIEELLPDTVVAVETYGDDETAPLYPEEAAVVARAVDKRRREFAAVRSCARRAMEKLGVPPQPVLPGVRGAPRWPAGLAGSMTHCDGYRAAALVRAADLASLGIDAEPHEPLPDGVLASTSLPAEADRLRGLAGQRPDIHWDRLLFSAKESVYKAWFPLTGKWLDFTEADIEFFAHPGERLGGGFSAELLVPGPTVGGRRLGRFEGRWTVRRGLVATAVVVPHA